A single genomic interval of Methylophilales bacterium MBRSF5 harbors:
- a CDS encoding tryptophan--tRNA ligase (catalyzes a two-step reaction, first charging a tryptophan molecule by linking its carboxyl group to the alpha-phosphate of ATP, followed by transfer of the aminoacyl-adenylate to its tRNA) has protein sequence MAIERIVSGMRPTGNLHLGHYNGVLKNWIQLQHESDCFFFVADWHALTTHYDSPEVIEQNVWEMVIDWLAAGIDPAHATVFIQSKVPEHAELHTLLSMITPLGWLERVPTYKDQQEKLSAKDLSTYGFLGYPLLQSADILIYKATQVPVGEDQVPHVEFTREVARRFNHLYGKEPGYEEKAQLAIKKLGSKKGKLYHELKDAYQEEGDDQALEAGQSLIEEHQSLSIGDKERLLGYLEGGGKIILLEPEYKLAPASKMIGLDGQKMSKSYNNTVALRESVEDVQKKIKTMPTDPARVRRTDPGDPNKCPVWQLHQVYSKDDVQDWVRKGCSSAGIGCIECKQPIIDAITKELKPMQERAIHYVENPDLVKSVVAEGCEKAGKLARETMREVREAMGLDF, from the coding sequence ATGGCGATTGAAAGAATTGTCTCCGGAATGAGACCAACCGGAAATTTACATTTGGGTCATTACAACGGCGTATTAAAAAATTGGATACAACTTCAACATGAAAGTGATTGTTTCTTTTTCGTAGCTGATTGGCATGCATTGACCACCCATTATGACTCTCCTGAGGTGATAGAGCAAAATGTATGGGAGATGGTGATTGATTGGTTGGCTGCTGGAATTGATCCCGCTCACGCTACTGTTTTTATTCAGTCAAAAGTTCCTGAGCATGCCGAGCTCCATACGCTGTTAAGTATGATTACCCCATTAGGATGGCTAGAGCGTGTCCCCACTTACAAAGACCAACAAGAAAAACTGAGTGCAAAGGATTTATCAACTTATGGTTTTTTAGGTTATCCCTTATTGCAAAGTGCAGACATTTTAATTTACAAGGCCACTCAGGTTCCAGTGGGAGAGGATCAAGTACCCCATGTTGAATTTACTCGTGAGGTTGCCCGACGCTTTAACCATCTTTATGGAAAGGAACCAGGCTATGAAGAAAAAGCACAACTAGCCATAAAAAAACTCGGCTCAAAAAAGGGAAAGCTTTATCATGAATTAAAGGATGCCTATCAGGAAGAAGGGGATGATCAAGCCTTAGAGGCTGGACAATCATTAATCGAAGAGCATCAAAGTTTAAGCATTGGTGACAAGGAGAGATTGTTAGGTTACCTAGAAGGTGGAGGAAAGATTATCCTGCTTGAACCTGAATACAAACTGGCACCTGCTTCAAAAATGATTGGTTTAGATGGACAGAAGATGTCGAAATCTTATAACAACACTGTTGCCCTGAGAGAATCAGTTGAAGATGTTCAGAAAAAAATTAAAACCATGCCTACAGACCCTGCAAGAGTTAGAAGAACAGATCCTGGTGATCCAAATAAATGTCCAGTATGGCAACTACATCAGGTTTACTCAAAAGATGATGTTCAAGATTGGGTTCGCAAAGGGTGTTCTTCAGCAGGAATAGGTTGTATTGAGTGTAAACAACCTATTATAGATGCCATTACTAAAGAACTTAAACCTATGCAAGAAAGAGCAATCCATTACGTTGAAAACCCTGATTTGGTTAAGAGTGTAGTTGCTGAAGGTTGTGAAAAAGCAGGTAAATTAGCACGGGAAACTATGCGTGAAGTTCGTGAAGCTATGGGCCTTGATTTTTAA
- a CDS encoding chromosome segregation protein ScpB, with amino-acid sequence MEINSKLKDVLEVALLTTQKPLSIDDMQKLFDEKIERSTLRMLLDELKNDWDKKTLNLIEVSSGYRFEAKQQFVENLMRMNPDRAPKYSRAVMEVLAIIAYRQPVTRGDIESIRGVALNPNAIRQLVEREWIDIVGVKETPGRPGLYGTTKHFLNDFGLTNLSDLPDIEKFEEQLNLDLVGNQKLEQNDSQASITNESSDGQE; translated from the coding sequence ATGGAAATAAATTCGAAATTAAAAGATGTCCTTGAGGTCGCTCTTCTAACCACACAAAAACCGCTGTCGATTGATGATATGCAAAAACTTTTTGATGAAAAAATCGAGCGTTCCACATTACGCATGCTCCTGGACGAGCTAAAAAATGATTGGGATAAAAAAACACTCAATTTAATAGAGGTATCCTCAGGTTATAGATTTGAAGCAAAACAACAGTTTGTTGAAAATTTAATGAGAATGAACCCCGACAGGGCTCCAAAATACTCAAGAGCGGTGATGGAGGTGTTAGCAATCATTGCGTACCGACAGCCGGTAACAAGGGGTGATATTGAGTCAATCAGAGGAGTAGCCCTAAACCCCAATGCCATAAGACAGTTAGTTGAAAGAGAATGGATAGATATTGTTGGTGTCAAGGAGACTCCGGGAAGACCAGGACTGTATGGAACTACAAAACATTTTTTAAATGACTTTGGTTTGACTAATCTTTCAGACTTACCAGATATTGAAAAATTTGAGGAACAGCTCAATTTAGATTTAGTTGGAAATCAAAAACTCGAGCAAAATGATTCGCAAGCCTCAATCACGAATGAGTCATCAGATGGCCAAGAATAG
- a CDS encoding peptidase M48, producing the protein MNKLILVFFVLISGCTSTTLKTDSDVTRKQLVILPEFMALSMANQGYQEAKQKAQENDELNKDTYMLNEIRKISYRLIDEVRYFRDDATSWNWEINLQTSDQINAYCMPGGKIMVYTGLLDKAAKTNDEIAAVIGHEIAHALREHGRERMSTALIQQVGILGFAIFISDSSQNRQLKNLAVQGVALGTTLFFALPNSREQEREADKIGLELAARAGYNPLAAVSLWRKMDELKEVEPPEILSTHPSNENRIEDIQKHSEKIMHLYEENKIRFN; encoded by the coding sequence ATGAATAAACTAATTTTAGTTTTTTTTGTTTTGATATCTGGATGCACCTCCACAACGTTAAAAACAGATTCTGATGTTACCCGCAAGCAGCTTGTTATTCTTCCAGAGTTTATGGCCTTGTCAATGGCTAATCAAGGTTACCAAGAGGCTAAACAAAAAGCGCAAGAAAATGATGAGTTAAATAAAGATACATACATGCTCAACGAGATCAGAAAAATTAGTTATCGACTCATTGATGAAGTGAGATATTTTAGAGATGATGCAACGTCATGGAATTGGGAAATAAATTTACAAACGAGTGATCAAATTAATGCGTACTGCATGCCGGGCGGAAAAATTATGGTCTATACCGGATTGCTTGATAAAGCAGCTAAAACCAATGATGAAATTGCTGCGGTAATAGGTCATGAAATTGCTCATGCCCTACGTGAACATGGTCGAGAAAGAATGTCTACCGCCTTGATACAACAGGTAGGAATTTTAGGGTTTGCGATCTTTATCAGCGACTCCTCACAAAATAGGCAATTGAAAAATTTAGCTGTCCAAGGTGTCGCTCTCGGTACGACATTATTTTTTGCACTACCAAACAGCAGAGAGCAGGAGCGTGAAGCAGATAAGATTGGTTTGGAGCTTGCAGCCCGAGCTGGGTACAACCCGCTTGCAGCTGTCAGTTTATGGAGAAAGATGGATGAACTGAAAGAGGTAGAACCTCCTGAAATCCTCAGCACTCACCCTTCTAATGAAAATCGTATCGAAGACATTCAAAAACACTCAGAGAAAATTATGCATTTGTATGAAGAAAACAAAATTCGTTTTAACTAA
- a CDS encoding segregation and condensation protein A — METIDNFINPNLQAKIHGELIAEFPQDLYIPPDALEVYLESFEGPLDLLLYLIKKNNLDILNIPMLNLTKQYMAYVEKMKEIKLELAADYLLMTAMLIEIKSRMLVPKPESIEDDEEDPRSELVRRLIEYELVKEAAVNLNTIPQLGHDRLPPEVYYQREIKNHFPDVSIQDLFEAWQNVVKRAKQLKNHTIDRSELSVREHMSEILRMFDDIEKIDFDDLFLKEDQPLQKMVVCFLAILELAKESLIKIFQQGNYSKIYLMRA; from the coding sequence ATGGAAACGATAGATAACTTCATCAACCCAAATCTACAAGCTAAAATTCATGGCGAATTAATTGCTGAATTTCCTCAAGACTTGTACATTCCTCCGGATGCCCTAGAAGTTTATCTTGAGTCTTTTGAAGGTCCGCTCGACCTACTTTTATACCTCATTAAAAAAAATAATTTAGATATTCTAAACATCCCAATGCTCAACCTCACAAAACAGTACATGGCTTATGTTGAAAAAATGAAAGAGATTAAATTGGAGCTTGCTGCAGATTATCTTTTAATGACCGCCATGTTAATTGAAATTAAGTCCAGAATGCTTGTCCCAAAACCAGAATCTATTGAGGATGATGAGGAAGACCCAAGATCAGAGCTAGTAAGAAGATTGATTGAGTATGAACTTGTAAAAGAAGCGGCAGTTAATTTGAATACCATCCCCCAATTAGGTCACGATAGGCTACCACCTGAGGTTTATTATCAAAGAGAAATTAAGAATCATTTTCCTGACGTCTCTATTCAAGACCTTTTTGAAGCTTGGCAGAACGTTGTTAAGAGGGCGAAGCAGTTAAAGAATCATACCATTGATCGCTCCGAATTGTCTGTTAGGGAACACATGAGTGAAATCTTGAGAATGTTTGATGATATTGAAAAGATTGATTTTGATGATTTATTTTTAAAAGAGGACCAGCCATTGCAAAAGATGGTAGTCTGTTTTCTTGCAATTTTAGAGTTAGCAAAAGAGTCTCTGATAAAAATTTTTCAGCAAGGTAATTATTCAAAAATATATCTGATGAGGGCATAG
- a CDS encoding succinyl-diaminopimelate desuccinylase (dapE-encoded N-succinyl-L,L-diaminopimelic acid desuccinylase (DapE), catalyzes the hydrolysis of N-succinyl-L,Ldiaminopimelate L,L-SDAP to L,L-diaminopimelate and succinate. It is a metalloprotease containing dinuclear active sites. Its structure is similar to the carboxypeptidase G2 from Pseudomonas sp. strain RS-16 and the aminopeptidase from Aeromonas proteolytica.), producing MTKTLDIAKRLIEIDSITPNDNGCIDIIKSELKNLNFEYQSIDSNGVSNLYAKRGESNPSVIFAGHVDVVPTGPLDKWHSDPFTPTEKDGLLYGRGSADMKSSIAAFIVAINEFTAEYPEHKGSIGLFITSDEEGVATDGTKKIVEHFIHNNQDIDYCIVGEPTSAEKFGDTIKNGRRGSLSATLIVKGIQGHIAYPHLIDNPIHRSASIIDELKKISWDNGNEYFPKTSWQVSNINAGTGATNVVPGDVTIKFNFRHSTECTPDQLKNEVEMVVKKYADEYELNWEIPSEPYLTEKGILTDVLTSAISDVTGVTPEVSTTGGTSDGRFIAKICKQVVEFGPINASIHKINEHVNIDDIEKLKEIYKLSLIKILCS from the coding sequence ATGACAAAAACTTTAGATATTGCTAAGCGTTTAATCGAGATTGACTCCATTACTCCCAATGATAATGGCTGCATTGATATAATCAAGTCTGAGTTAAAAAATTTAAATTTTGAATACCAAAGCATTGATAGCAATGGGGTATCAAACCTTTATGCCAAAAGAGGAGAATCAAACCCTTCTGTTATTTTTGCAGGCCATGTTGATGTCGTACCAACAGGACCATTAGACAAGTGGCATAGCGACCCTTTTACTCCAACAGAAAAAGACGGGTTACTCTATGGAAGAGGCTCTGCTGATATGAAATCATCTATTGCCGCCTTTATCGTTGCAATTAATGAGTTCACAGCTGAATATCCCGAACATAAGGGATCGATAGGTCTATTTATTACCTCTGATGAAGAGGGTGTTGCTACTGATGGGACTAAAAAGATTGTTGAACATTTTATTCACAATAACCAAGACATTGACTACTGTATTGTGGGAGAACCAACCAGTGCAGAAAAATTTGGAGACACAATTAAAAATGGCAGACGTGGCTCACTCTCCGCTACATTAATAGTAAAAGGGATACAGGGGCACATTGCATACCCCCATTTAATTGATAATCCGATCCATCGATCTGCCTCAATCATTGATGAACTTAAAAAAATATCCTGGGATAACGGAAATGAATATTTTCCAAAGACATCGTGGCAAGTGTCTAATATAAATGCTGGAACAGGTGCCACAAATGTTGTTCCTGGTGACGTAACAATAAAATTTAATTTCCGTCATTCAACCGAATGCACTCCCGATCAACTGAAAAATGAGGTGGAGATGGTCGTCAAAAAATATGCCGATGAATATGAACTAAATTGGGAAATCCCGAGCGAGCCTTATTTGACTGAAAAAGGGATCCTAACAGATGTATTAACCTCTGCCATATCTGATGTCACTGGTGTAACGCCAGAAGTCTCTACAACAGGTGGGACATCAGATGGTCGTTTTATAGCAAAAATTTGTAAGCAGGTTGTTGAGTTCGGCCCAATCAATGCCTCAATCCACAAGATAAATGAACACGTAAATATAGATGACATTGAAAAGCTCAAAGAAATTTACAAGCTATCGTTGATCAAAATTTTGTGTAGTTAA
- the trkD gene encoding potassium transport protein Kup (Responsible for the low-affinity transport of potassium into the cell; involved in potassium ion uptake under hyper-osmotic stress at a low pH) produces MSPHKPTKKQTAALSLAALGVVFGDIGTSPLYSIREIFSIGDNILELNILNMLGVLSMIFWSLIAVVSIKYITFIMRANNNGEGGIMALLALAHRNAKTKRKRMLIAMIGIMGACMFYADGMITPAISVLSAVEGIEIALPGFHDFVIPITLIIIFFLFWFQSKGTASVGFLFGPVMLVWFSTLAILGVINIINEPSVLKALNPYYAYLYLHNNFAIAFITMGAIILCVTGAESLYADMGHFGRAPIRITWFSFVFPALTLNYYGQGALILQNPENIINPFYLMSPEWFTVPLIFLATIATIIASQACITGAFSVSRQALQLGFIPRMRVDHTSENQEGQIYLPRVNFLLMVGVIAVVLIFQKSSSLAAAYGVAITMDMVIASLLSIIVFAEIWKTWTKTVIVFSIFLAIDLVFFAANIIKVPNGGWFPLLIGIILLILMTTWSKGRSILYNKLKNESMHIDDFIKSFKRSSIARVKGISVFMTPNSNGVPHALLHNLKHNKVMHEKVVILTVKFLDIPHVKQKNMLNIVKLPNNFYQATVNYGFSDEPNIPRELAKSTIRGLKFEPMATSYFVGKESLVITKDQNMGVIRKRIFSFLFNSSEEITNQFKLPVNRVVELGSQNNF; encoded by the coding sequence TTGAGCCCACACAAACCAACAAAAAAACAAACTGCTGCTCTATCTTTAGCTGCCCTTGGGGTCGTTTTTGGAGATATTGGAACCAGCCCCCTGTATTCAATTCGAGAAATCTTTTCAATTGGAGATAATATTCTTGAGCTAAATATCTTGAACATGCTTGGCGTGTTATCCATGATTTTTTGGTCACTCATTGCTGTTGTTTCAATCAAGTACATAACCTTCATAATGCGTGCCAACAATAACGGTGAGGGAGGCATCATGGCTCTATTAGCCCTTGCTCACAGGAATGCCAAAACTAAAAGGAAGCGAATGTTGATAGCAATGATTGGCATCATGGGAGCATGTATGTTTTATGCTGACGGGATGATTACCCCAGCCATCTCAGTCCTCTCAGCGGTTGAAGGCATTGAGATTGCATTGCCTGGTTTTCACGATTTTGTTATCCCCATCACGCTAATTATCATATTCTTTTTATTTTGGTTTCAAAGCAAAGGAACCGCATCTGTTGGTTTTTTATTTGGTCCAGTGATGCTGGTTTGGTTCTCGACCCTAGCTATTTTGGGAGTCATCAATATCATAAATGAGCCGTCGGTCCTTAAGGCCCTAAATCCCTATTATGCTTATTTATATCTTCATAATAATTTTGCAATAGCCTTTATTACTATGGGGGCCATCATTCTTTGTGTCACAGGAGCCGAATCACTTTATGCGGACATGGGGCACTTTGGAAGAGCGCCCATACGAATTACGTGGTTTAGTTTTGTTTTTCCTGCTCTTACCCTAAACTATTATGGACAAGGTGCGCTAATACTTCAAAACCCTGAAAATATCATTAATCCATTTTATTTGATGTCCCCAGAGTGGTTTACAGTCCCCCTTATTTTTCTAGCCACAATCGCCACCATTATTGCTTCTCAAGCATGTATTACCGGAGCTTTTTCAGTATCAAGGCAAGCGTTACAATTGGGCTTTATTCCCCGAATGAGAGTTGATCACACATCCGAAAATCAAGAGGGTCAAATATATCTTCCTCGGGTTAATTTTTTACTGATGGTTGGCGTGATTGCTGTTGTTCTAATTTTTCAAAAATCATCAAGTCTAGCAGCCGCTTATGGGGTTGCCATCACTATGGATATGGTCATTGCATCGCTCCTATCCATTATTGTATTTGCAGAGATTTGGAAAACATGGACTAAGACAGTCATTGTTTTTTCAATTTTTCTGGCAATAGATCTTGTTTTCTTTGCAGCAAACATAATTAAGGTTCCTAATGGAGGATGGTTCCCATTGCTCATCGGTATAATTCTATTGATCTTAATGACCACATGGAGCAAAGGTCGATCCATTTTGTATAACAAGTTAAAAAATGAATCGATGCATATTGATGATTTTATAAAATCATTTAAACGAAGCTCTATTGCCAGAGTAAAAGGAATTTCTGTGTTTATGACTCCAAATTCTAATGGCGTGCCTCACGCCCTTCTTCATAACTTAAAACATAATAAAGTGATGCATGAAAAGGTTGTCATTTTGACCGTAAAATTTTTAGACATTCCCCATGTAAAACAGAAAAATATGTTGAATATTGTCAAACTACCGAATAACTTCTACCAGGCTACCGTGAATTATGGTTTTAGTGATGAGCCAAATATCCCACGAGAATTGGCTAAATCAACAATTAGAGGGTTGAAATTTGAACCAATGGCGACTTCTTACTTCGTAGGAAAAGAGAGTTTAGTGATTACAAAAGATCAAAATATGGGTGTGATTAGAAAAAGAATATTTTCATTTTTATTTAATAGCTCAGAAGAGATTACAAACCAATTTAAACTTCCTGTTAATCGAGTCGTTGAACTAGGAAGTCAAAATAACTTTTAA
- a CDS encoding disulfide bond formation protein DsbB → MKNFTQHIKLVSGVTALLLVVFSVAIQHLYQLEPCPLCITQRVIFLISGLVFLFFAFKPLNKVIELITLLSINIVGIVFAIRHVLIQKKIIEIPSECGIDLEYMFDNFPLQQVFELVFRGTGDCSEIDWTLLYLTIPEWSAIWFLIFAILSIFNFRKN, encoded by the coding sequence ATGAAGAACTTTACCCAACATATAAAACTTGTTTCAGGCGTTACTGCTCTCCTATTGGTAGTATTCAGTGTTGCAATTCAACATTTATATCAACTTGAACCCTGTCCACTCTGCATAACACAACGAGTTATTTTTCTAATCTCGGGTTTGGTTTTCTTATTTTTTGCTTTTAAGCCTCTGAATAAAGTCATAGAGCTGATAACTCTTCTATCAATAAATATTGTTGGTATTGTTTTTGCGATAAGGCATGTGTTAATACAAAAAAAAATTATTGAAATTCCATCTGAATGTGGCATTGATCTTGAATATATGTTTGATAATTTTCCTCTGCAGCAAGTTTTCGAGTTAGTATTTCGAGGAACTGGTGACTGCTCTGAGATCGATTGGACTCTTTTATATTTGACGATACCTGAATGGTCTGCCATATGGTTTTTGATCTTCGCAATTTTATCAATATTTAACTTTAGGAAAAATTAA
- a CDS encoding peptidase M50 produces MELSPIQYFTISIIPVLLAITVHEAAHGYAAKHFGDKTAYFLGRITLNPIKHIDPVGTVVIPGMLLLLSAPFLFGWAKPVPVNFSNLNNPKKDMMWVALAGPASNLVMAIIWAITLGLFKSSGASYALFIIGMAQVGIMINLVLMLLNLLPIPPLDGGRMAVSLLPAPWSYKLASIERYGMFILIFLIVSGLLSAILLPLLRFFQGTLIGIFV; encoded by the coding sequence ATGGAACTTAGCCCAATTCAATATTTTACTATTTCAATCATTCCAGTCTTATTAGCCATTACAGTTCATGAGGCAGCTCACGGATATGCGGCGAAACACTTCGGGGATAAGACGGCTTATTTTCTTGGACGCATTACATTAAATCCCATAAAACACATTGATCCTGTTGGGACAGTGGTTATTCCTGGGATGCTACTTTTATTGAGCGCTCCTTTTCTTTTTGGATGGGCTAAACCTGTACCTGTGAATTTCTCCAATTTAAATAACCCAAAAAAGGACATGATGTGGGTGGCACTTGCTGGACCAGCCTCCAACCTCGTTATGGCAATTATTTGGGCCATCACTTTAGGCCTATTTAAGTCATCTGGCGCCAGTTATGCATTATTTATTATTGGAATGGCTCAGGTAGGAATCATGATCAATTTAGTTTTAATGTTGCTCAATTTATTACCCATTCCCCCATTAGATGGGGGGCGAATGGCAGTAAGCTTACTGCCTGCACCTTGGTCATATAAGCTAGCATCAATTGAGCGTTATGGAATGTTTATATTAATTTTTTTAATTGTAAGTGGATTGCTATCAGCGATTCTATTGCCATTACTAAGATTTTTCCAAGGGACGTTGATTGGAATTTTTGTTTAA
- a CDS encoding phosphoesterase, whose product MYIVDLHSHSNVSDGILNPDELITYAAEKKVNMLALTDHDDIAGLEIAKKKSEELGIQFINGVEISVSWRNRTIHMVGLDFDHKNKDLAQGLEKIRKGRIDRAKKIAYGLAMVGIPNAYDEAKKFASHQVIGRVHFAQFLVSKGFSKNVKTVFNKYMTKGKPGYVDHQWASLEDAVNWINNAGGKAVIAHPGRYDMGNKLYPQFFQEFRELGGAGIEVISGSQSLNQIDYFADYAERYELYGSVGSDFHGYGVSHRDLGPTYQLPDKVKPIWSQFLTTN is encoded by the coding sequence ATGTATATAGTTGATCTTCATTCTCATTCTAACGTATCTGATGGTATTTTGAATCCCGATGAGTTAATAACCTACGCTGCAGAAAAAAAAGTTAATATGCTTGCCCTAACAGATCATGATGATATTGCGGGCTTGGAAATTGCCAAAAAAAAATCTGAGGAATTGGGGATCCAATTTATTAATGGTGTTGAGATTTCCGTTTCATGGCGAAATCGAACCATCCATATGGTTGGCCTTGATTTTGATCATAAAAATAAAGATCTAGCTCAGGGTTTAGAGAAAATTCGAAAGGGAAGAATCGATAGAGCAAAAAAAATTGCATACGGATTAGCGATGGTAGGTATCCCAAACGCCTATGATGAAGCCAAAAAGTTTGCTAGTCACCAGGTAATAGGTCGTGTCCATTTCGCACAGTTTTTAGTATCTAAGGGCTTTAGTAAAAACGTCAAAACGGTTTTTAATAAATACATGACTAAAGGCAAGCCAGGTTATGTTGATCATCAATGGGCTAGCCTTGAAGATGCGGTTAATTGGATTAACAATGCAGGAGGTAAAGCAGTGATAGCCCATCCAGGACGCTATGACATGGGGAATAAATTGTACCCACAATTTTTCCAAGAATTTAGAGAGCTTGGCGGGGCAGGAATAGAAGTTATTTCTGGTAGCCAAAGTCTTAATCAAATTGATTATTTTGCTGACTACGCAGAACGGTATGAGCTATATGGTTCAGTTGGATCAGATTTTCACGGGTATGGGGTCTCCCACAGAGATCTTGGCCCAACTTACCAGCTTCCGGATAAAGTAAAACCGATATGGTCTCAATTCTTAACCACAAATTGA
- a CDS encoding 2,3,4,5-tetrahydropyridine-2,6-carboxylate N-succinyltransferase — protein sequence MSNLQDIIEQGFENRSDINPSNAPKEIVDAVSEVLNKLNSGELRVASRIGDSQDWETHQWIKKAVLLSFRLKDNELMPGGSTSYFDKVDSKFRHFTEQDFKNGGYRVVPNAIARHGSFIGKNAVLMPSYVNIGAYVDEGTMVDTWATVGSCAQIGKNVHLSGGVGIGGVLEPIQAGPTIIGDNCFIGARSEVVEGVVVEDNVVISMGVYIGQSTKILDRETGEITFGRIPKGSVVVSGNLPSKDGTYSLYCAVIVKKVDEKTLGKVGINELLRGV from the coding sequence ATGAGTAATTTACAAGATATTATTGAACAAGGTTTTGAAAACAGATCTGACATAAACCCATCAAACGCACCAAAAGAAATAGTTGATGCTGTTTCTGAAGTGCTAAATAAATTAAACTCTGGAGAGTTGAGAGTAGCCAGTCGCATCGGAGACAGTCAAGATTGGGAAACTCACCAATGGATAAAAAAAGCAGTATTATTGTCTTTCAGACTTAAAGATAATGAATTAATGCCTGGTGGCTCCACTAGTTATTTTGACAAAGTGGATTCAAAATTTCGTCACTTTACAGAACAAGATTTTAAAAATGGTGGGTACAGAGTTGTACCAAATGCGATTGCTCGTCATGGAAGCTTTATTGGTAAAAATGCAGTACTAATGCCTTCATATGTAAATATTGGTGCCTATGTTGATGAAGGAACAATGGTGGATACTTGGGCAACAGTCGGGTCTTGTGCTCAAATAGGTAAAAATGTTCACTTATCAGGCGGCGTTGGGATTGGTGGAGTTCTTGAACCAATTCAAGCAGGTCCAACGATTATTGGTGACAATTGTTTCATTGGGGCGAGAAGTGAAGTTGTAGAAGGAGTTGTTGTTGAAGATAACGTCGTTATATCCATGGGGGTTTATATCGGTCAATCTACAAAAATTTTGGATCGTGAAACAGGTGAAATTACCTTTGGACGCATACCAAAAGGTTCAGTAGTGGTCTCAGGAAACTTACCTTCTAAAGATGGAACCTACAGCCTCTATTGTGCCGTTATTGTGAAAAAAGTTGATGAAAAAACATTGGGTAAAGTAGGTATCAATGAATTACTTCGAGGTGTTTAA
- a CDS encoding cysteine synthase produces MYVENYVGNTPLVKLKRMVSSSDGNVFLKLEGNNPAGSVKDRPALSMIKRAQEKGKIKPGDTLIEATSGNTGIALAMASAVMGYKMILVMPENQSVERRQTMQAYGAKLVLTSQEGSMELARDTAEKMQSEGKGIILDQFANPDNPLAHYEGTGPEIWNATQKKITHFVSSMGTTGTIVGTSRYLKEQNQGIQIIGVQPEEGSQIPGIRKWPIEYVPKIFSNENIDEIRYVSQQEAEETARDLAKIEGVFSGASTGGALFVAMKLAKENPDANIVSIACDRGDRYLSTGLFPSE; encoded by the coding sequence ATGTATGTAGAGAATTATGTAGGTAATACGCCCTTGGTTAAGCTTAAAAGAATGGTTTCATCTTCGGATGGTAATGTTTTTTTAAAGCTTGAAGGTAATAATCCGGCAGGTTCGGTAAAAGATAGGCCGGCTCTCTCAATGATTAAGAGAGCTCAAGAAAAAGGAAAAATTAAACCCGGTGACACACTTATTGAGGCAACTTCAGGAAATACCGGTATAGCTCTTGCAATGGCGTCAGCAGTTATGGGTTATAAAATGATTCTTGTGATGCCTGAAAATCAATCTGTAGAGCGTCGTCAAACGATGCAAGCCTACGGGGCAAAACTAGTGCTTACAAGCCAGGAGGGCAGTATGGAATTGGCTAGAGATACTGCTGAAAAAATGCAAAGTGAAGGCAAGGGAATTATTCTTGATCAATTTGCTAATCCTGACAACCCTTTGGCACATTATGAGGGAACAGGGCCAGAAATATGGAATGCAACTCAGAAAAAAATCACCCACTTTGTTTCCAGCATGGGAACTACAGGGACGATTGTTGGGACCTCTAGATATTTAAAAGAGCAAAATCAGGGTATTCAAATTATCGGCGTACAGCCTGAGGAAGGTTCGCAAATCCCCGGAATACGAAAATGGCCAATAGAGTATGTTCCAAAAATCTTTTCTAATGAAAATATCGATGAAATTAGATACGTTAGTCAACAAGAAGCAGAAGAAACTGCGAGAGATTTGGCGAAAATTGAGGGTGTTTTTTCCGGCGCATCTACTGGAGGTGCTTTGTTTGTTGCGATGAAGTTAGCAAAAGAAAATCCTGATGCTAACATCGTCTCTATCGCATGCGATCGTGGCGACCGATATCTATCTACTGGTTTATTCCCTAGCGAATGA